A window of the Pseudoliparis swirei isolate HS2019 ecotype Mariana Trench chromosome 13, NWPU_hadal_v1, whole genome shotgun sequence genome harbors these coding sequences:
- the prr12a gene encoding proline-rich protein 12, which translates to MDRNYPGTGFGDLGAGAGWSYERSAKASLVYGSSRSSHPESELLHRQAYATPHPLQGYATNHHPGSSGQGGAWGAAGRSLGLSGLFDTGLHHASPSAPDASVMNLISALESRGPQPPPSASSLLSQFRTPSWQTAMHTPAPPELFISGALPGSGSFPSSSALSAYQHPASFSSRSFPTSSLSLQDTPTFSPTSNGLLSPHDPLLHIKAPSQSSLGFDRLLSSQGAAAAAYRGSQDPSSAASAQSSSARHLQSHQFNLLSSQLQDQSSQLYNASVFSSAQPPTQSQSNSAQERAVPRQDSVIKHYQRPTPAQSQLSSSAAHSLQHYLSCGGAGYQQIANHHRHAGLSCSPLGDQSPSSDQKPPSRTEQYRPIIQPPYSSSSSSSSSSSAGKGTKSSSSSGYSSASSASSSRTPHTPPSASTTSSSASTSSATSGAHPSNSIPAPSSSAAPSRQQPPPQPAPPPPAPQQQPPAASTSAPQSLPKSCLSGYGSPVPPVKTPTSALTGQTPPQQQTQSYSPNQAPPSHLAQSYSGFSSPQAQDLSSGTGGKGYGSLGGRSQSYPTDIYGADSAYGSLPSALGGAGSPSLGYGAPGHSPALLRSSGSSGSGASGGGSGGGTGSGNSGSGGGAGNSMTNERGEGGSGGGSYHIPESSPSPSGNSGITRPGLHSPVPTCPTQSPGGAGSNKYISSILSPTFLASPQGYPDTRGPSSQSQSYHSTSSKTKDTSMLGVGSQRSQEEVDDDDEFLIQHLLQAQASPGPQAAHHHPPQQPQQTSQQTQPQPQSVPPTTDSGKGLSYDIAKSSEERYHPQSVIRTHSATSTGNAGSGGAISGLENQLEMSLKKQQQQQHQQQHHQQQQQQRNERSVGSSGGRDSAEQVHSHLHHHDNLGSVVHYGRGDPYSQHSLAPQHSSHSQHVSSHSQIPSHTQMELQKKPQERAEIPYSRKTPEVQQQHSQSQAAGSLMDSPTDQSRQPPHLLQSVLSHTTRNKLEQHHKMDSHQPQHHKMDSHQPHQQHPKMDSHPQLQQHHKMDSHPQQQQHSISQQQAVMESGGGTLGSSKHQSQSQSQTTQLQLQLQSQALEVAAAHYNHGPPSHQHEQSQVKQSSVASSLDMLERSLSQTSSTDVAVAEDRRGGPGSVGRSGGSGERHRQQQLPSHHHTQQHSASELHSFLSEPDIDLSTPPHMHHLSQHHPQQQHPSTQHQQSHSHHPHQQPQSDQQQPLSSQLTPQQSQLDQQRSEQHQFDTVSPVEKSDQNQQSNRFVPLTSICFPDSLLQDEDRSFFPGMEDMFCAEDYKSSCAGGAGPGQEEMNDSHAGQEGMDSMKAGQGGGGAGGSGGANYDIMGHHGGDQGYEPYCHGMGEPNNNTMTLDLDSLKTHELPSTVNTEQLGLIQSQAPAMGMGPNPAGAKLSSGPGGTSQGAGSGGLQSPIFCSSRPKKLLKSSSFHLLKERRDPNTLPKKSYAQEYEFEDDEDKADQPADIRLNSRRLPDLLPDLVSSCRKGAGGGAGGGAGGGAGGEGGGSLSPLMGDIDFYHASGYSSMGSHSLPPQDGPKKRGRKPTRPKRDGPPRPRGRPRIRPMPEPYTPRGMIGEMSATTAGGGFSVEGRGRGRGRGSRGRGQRREDMYMEMSGKEQEPMQQHHLHQQPPQLHQQPQQQLHEPIPPLKIKLPIGTLSSSDALLRTDSLSGTDPALSDGSVGSAPSLGLSPGPPCSTESNRSQEKNKQKIHMSEGVDDEGLEDRGDEKDSESKAGFVASFLDFLKTGKRPPGLDISPGMEPDNGETFPCKGGLRPLSPMPHLSLPPLPFGDSEGNGGLALGNYPKRLEDELKRNLETLPSFSSDEEDSVGKNQDLQKSISSAISALYDTPQLTSDIQTPLPPTPPQHQPPQSPLTPSLQPPILSPQPPMHTPHDLPESNEPDVLQPEEGDVDENKDEENEEERSVGGDEESDMTEEREPQLETLCAPILDACLPEIPPEPETPEAPSAPPSPASSCSPSHSPLPPLSLPSSPPQPEEQRETFQPVSPVTPTCPSLPPPPPTTLPQPASPPPSTSPPPPSSIQKESPVPSPESPASPEEPPAPKINSLHLAQKQEDAAIAGESEEDESESGGEGIFRERDEFVVRVEDIRTLKLALQTGREPPPIWRVQKALLQKFSPEIKDGQRQFCATSNYLGYFGDAKRRYQRIYVKFLENVSKKDYVRVCSRRPWRRATPALRRQSLSRMASPPAAQVPARVEKEERVAPPVQREQREKTRTATAKEQREKKEVPAALPKAKEKEKEPEKEREKELEKEREKEREKEKEPEKEKEREKEKEPEKEKRVQPPPDKVEKRVAAERGRAKEEKKAVERKEKEKAERQPKAKPAKVKAEPPPKKRKRWLKEIPSSSDSDSSEEAVSENEMPVKGGVNNRAMREMFRSYVEMLVSTALDPDMIQALEDTDDELYLPPMRKIDSIISEQKRRLLRRVSMSSQHQEFLHAYPQIIVDPLDSGLVRVRLNGDAYNRKTLNRVKKTLPKPQDLKLSAETYRIYSLFHSLHHYKYHTFLQCKKETNTIEQAAEDPGQEEVVQQCMANQSWLDTLFSSFIELLTLSTNA; encoded by the exons ATGGATAGAAATTACCCGGGAACAGGATTTGGTGATTTGGGCGCAGGAGCAGGATGGAGTTACGAGAGATCGGCAAAAGCAAG TCTTGTATATGGGAGTTCCAGATCATCCCACCCTGAGTCTGAGCTCCTTCACAGACAAGCCTATGCCACCCCACACCCTCTGCAGGGCTATGCCACCAATCACCACCCAGGGAGCTCTGGCCAAGGCGGGGCTTGGGGAGCAGCTGGACGGAGTTTGG GTCTGTCTGGACTCTTTGACACTGGCCTCCACCATGCCAGCCCATCTGCTCCTGATGCCTCCGTCATGAATCTGATCTCAGCCCTGGAGTCTCGAGGTCCCCAGCCTCCACCCTCGGCCTCCTCCCTACTTTCCCAGTTCCGCACGCCGTCCTGGCAGACAG CGATGCATACACCTGCTCCCCCTGAACTCTTCATCTCTGGAGCCCTTCCTGGCTCtggctccttcccctcctcttcagcTCTCTCAGCCTATCAGCATCCAGCATCCTTCTCTAGCCGCTCTTTCCCTACATCCTCTCTTTCCCTGCAGGACACGCCCACgtttagtcccacatccaatgGCCTGCTCTCCCCACACGACCCCCTGTTGCATATCAAGGCCCCTTCCCAGTCTAGCCTGGGTTTTGATAGACTCCTGTCCTCGCAGGGTGCCGCAGCCGCTGCCTATAGGGGCAGCCAGGATCCCTCGAGTGCGGCATCGGCCCAGTCGTCCTCTGCCAGGCACCTGCAGTCGCACCAGTTCAACCTGCTGTCATCACAGCTCCAGGACCAGTCGTCCCAGCTGTACAACGCGTCAGTCTTTTCCTCAGCCCAGCCTCCGACCCAATCCCAGTCCAATTCGGCTCAGGAGCGGGCTGTTCCTCGGCAGGACAGCGTCATCAAGCACTACCAGCGTCCCACGCCAGCTCAGTCCCAGCTCTCGTCCTCTGCTGCCCACTCCCTTCAGCACTACCTCAGctgtgggggggcggggtaCCAGCAGATTGCCAACCACCACAGGCACGCGGGCCTTTCCTGCAGCCCACTGGGCGATCAGAGCCCCTCATCCGACCAAAAGCCTCCCTCTCGCACTGAGCAGTATCGGCCAATCATCCAGCCTccctattcctcctcctcctcttcctcgtcgtcTTCTTCAGCTGGGAAAGGTACAAAAAGCAGCTCCAGCAGCGGCTATTCTTCTGCCAGTTCGGCATCATCCTCAAGAACTCCCCACACTCCCCCTTCAGCTTCCACTACCTCTTCTTCCGCCTCCACTTCATCTGCCACCTCTGGCGCTCACCCTTCCAACTCAATCCCCGCCCCCAGCTCCAGCGCAGCCCCTTCAAGGCAGCAGCCACCCCCTCaaccagcccctcccccccctgccccGCAGCAGCAGCCCCCTGCCGCCTCCACGTCGGCCCCGCAGTCTCTCCCCAAATCCTGCCTCTCCGGCTATGGTTCTCCTGTTCCCCCAGTGAAGACGCCCACCTCTGCTCTCACTGGTCAGAccccaccccaacaacagacacaGTCATATTCCCCTAATCAGGCCCCTCCTTCCCACCTGGCTCAGTCCTACAGCGGCTTTAGTTCACCACAAGCCCAAGACCTGAGCTCAGGTACAGGTGGAAAAGGCTATGGGAGTTTAGGAGGGCGGAGCCAGTCATACCCCACCGATATATACGGAGCTGACTCTGCTTATGGATCGCTCCCATCCGCTCTGGGTGGAGCTGGAAGCCCGTCGCTAGGCTACGGAGCCCCAGGTCACTCCCCTGCCCTTTTGAGGTCGAGCGGTTCATCGGGCAGCGGCGCGTCTGGGGGAGGAAGCGGTGGCGGCACAGGGAGTGGGAACTCcgggtcaggaggaggagccggaaaTAGTATGACTAATGAGAGAGGTGAAGGTGGGAGTGGTGGAGGGTCTTATCATATCCCAGAATCAAGCCCCTCTCCATCAGGCAACTCGGGCATCACCCGTCCAGGGTTGCACTCCCCAGTGCCCACCTGCCCCACACAATCTCCAGGAGGTGCCGGCTCTAATAAATACATCTCCTCGATTCTCTCCCCCACCTTCCTCGCCTCCCCACAGGGCTACCCTGACACCAGAGGCCCCAGCTCCCAATCTCAGTCCTATCATTCCACCTCCTCCAAAACAAAGGACACTTCCATGCTCGGAGTGGGCTCTCAGAGATCTCAAGAGGAAGTAGATGACGACGACGAGTTCTTGATCCAGCACCTGCTTCAAGCGCAAGCAAGTCCCGGACCCCAGGCTGCTCATCACCATCCTCCACAACAACCCCAACAGACGTCTCAACAAACGCAGCCTCAGCCCCAGTCAGTGCCCCCGACCACTGATTCAGGCAAAGGGCTGAGCTATGACATAGCTAAGAGCTCCGAGGAGAGGTACCACCCCCAGAGTGTCATACGCACCCACAGTGCCACATCTACTGGTAATGCAGGGTCTGGAGGGGCCATCTCAGGGCTGGAAAACCAGCTGGAGATGTCactaaagaaacaacaacagcaacaacatcaacaacaacaccatcaacagcagcagcagcaaagaaACGAGAGGTCTGTTGGGAGCAGCGGGGGAAGAGACAGCGCTGAACAAGTGCACTcccacctccatcaccatgaCAACCTGGGCTCGGTAGTCCACTATGGACGAGGTGACCCGTACAGTCAACACTCCCTTGCTCCTCAGCACTCCTCACACAGTCAGCATGTGTCCTCGCACTCCCAGATACCATCGCACACTCAAATGGAGCTCCAGAAGAAGCCGCAAGAGCGGGCCGAAATCCCGTATTCCCGGAAAACACCGGAAGTCCAGCAACAGCATTCCCAGTCTCAAGCTGCCGGCTCCCTCATGGACTCCCCCACCGATCAGTCGCGTCAGCCACCACACCTGCTCCAGTCCGTGCTGTCGCATACCACCCGCAACAAACTGGAGCAGCACCACAAGATGGATTCTCATCAACCGCAGCACCACAAGATGGACTCTCATCAGCCACATCAGCAACACCCAAAAATGGACTCCCACCCTCAGCTCCAACAGCACCATAAAATGGACTCTCATCcccaacagcagcagcactcTATTAGCCAGCAGCAAGCCGTCATGGAAAGTGGAGGcgggacacttggctcaagtaAACATCAGAGTCAGTCCCAGTCCCAAACCACCCAGCTCCAGCTTCAACTCCAGTCCCAGGCCTTGGAGGTGGCAGCGGCTCACTACAACCACGGCCCCCCGTCGCATCAACACGAGCAGAGCCAGGTGAAACAAAGCTCCGTGGCGTCCTCTTTGGACATGCTGGAGCGCTCCCTTTCTCAGACCTCCAGCACAGACGTAGCTGTCGCAGAGGACCGGCGTGGCGGACCCGGCAGCGTTGGAAGGAGCGGAGGTAGCGGTGAGCGccacagacagcagcagctcccgtcccaccatcacacacagcaacactcCGCCTCCGAGCTCCACTCCTTTCTCTCTGAGCCCGATATCGACTTATCCACCCCGCCTCACATGCACCATCTTTCACAGCACCacccccagcagcagcaccccAGCACTCAACATCAACAAAGCCACTCTCACCACCCTCACCAGCAACCCCAGTCTGACCAGCAGCAGCCGCTGTCATCCCAGCTCACCCCTCAGCAGAGCCAGCTGGACCAACAGCGCTCTGAGCAGCACCAGTTTGACACCGTCAGCCCGGTGGAGAAATCAGACCAGAATCAACAAAGTAACCGCTTTGTCCCCCTAACTTCTATCTGCTTCCCGGACTCCCTCCTTCAGGATGAGGACCGCTCCTTTTTTCCAGGAATGGAGGACATGTTTTGTGCAGAGGACTACAAGTCGAGCTGCGCtggaggggcgggaccaggacAGGAGGAGATGAACGACAGCCACGCCGGACAAGAGGGAATGGATTCCATGAAAGCCGGACAGGGCGGAGGCGGAGCAGGGGGAAGTGGAGGCGCCAACTATGACATCATGGGTCACCACGGTGGGGATCAAGGTTATGAACCCTACTGTCATGGCATGGGAGaacccaacaacaacaccatgaCTCTGGACCTCGACTCCCTGAAAACCCACGAGCTCCCTTCCACTGTGAACACTGAACAGCTTGGACTCATCCAGTCCCAGGCCCCAGCGATGGGTATGGGTCCCAATCCTGCTGGAGCCAAACTGTCCTCTGGGCCTGGAGGTACTAGCCAAGGAGCTGGTTCTGGAGGCCTCCAATCTCCCATTTTCTGCTCCTCTCGTCCCAAGAAGCTCCTCAAGTCTAGCTCTTTCCACCTGTTAAAGGAGCGTCGGGACCCCAACACACTGCCTAAAAAAAGTTACGCTCAAGAATATGAGTTCGAAGACGATGAGGATAAAGCCGACCAGCCGGCGGACATTCGGTTGAACAGCCGGAGGCTCCCAGACCTTTTGCCAGACTTGGTGTCCAGCTGCAgaaagggagcaggaggaggagcaggaggaggagcaggaggaggagcaggaggagaaggaggaggctcTCTCAGCCCTTTAATGGGTGACATTGACTTCTACCACGCCTCTGGTTACTCCTCAATGGGTTCACACTCTCTTCCGCCTCAGGATGGACCCAAGAAGAGGGGCCGAAAGCCCACTAGACCCAAGAGAGACGGGCCACCGAGGCCAAGAGGCAGGCCTCGCATCCGCCCGATGCCGGAGCCCTACACGCCACGAGGCATGATAGGCGAGATGAGCGCGACGACAGCAGGAGGGGGATTCAGCGTGGAGGGACGAGGTCGGGGTAGGGGTCGTGGAAGCCGAGGTAGAGGACAAAGGAGGGAGGATATGTACATGGAAATGAGCGGGAAGGAGCAGGAGCCGATGCAACAACAtcacctccatcagcagccgccgcagctccatcagcagccccaACAGCAGCTACACGAGCCGATTCCTCCTCTGAAG ATCAAGTTACCCATCGGTACCCTGTCCTCCTCCGACGCCCTGCTGAGGACGGACTCTTTGTCCGGCACGGACCCGGCTCTGTCTGACGGCTCGgtgggctccgccccctcactcGGTTTAAGTCCCGGACCCCCCTGCAGCACTGAAAGCAACAGAAGTCAGGAAAAGAACAAGCAGAAAATCCACATGAGTGAAGGAGTTGATGATGAGGGGCTGGAGGACAGG GGCGACGAGAAAGACTCCGAGTCCAAGGCCGGCTTCGTCGCGTCGTTCTTGGACTTCCTGAAGACGGGGAAGAGACCTCCAGGCTTGGACATCTCTCCAGGAATGGAACCGGACAATGGGGAGACCTTCCCCTGTAAGGGAGGTCTGCGCCCGCTGTCTCCCATGCCTCATCTTTCATTGCCGCCCCTGCCGTTCGGGGACAGCGAGGGGAATGGGGGTCTGGCTCTGGGCAACTACCCAAAGCGCCTGGAAGACGAGCTGAAGAGGAACCTGGAGACCTTGCCTTCCTTCTCCTCCGATGAGGAGGACTCGGTCGGAAAGAACCAAGACCTCCAGAAGAGTATCTCCTCGGCCATTTCTGCCTTGTATGACACTCCTCAGCTGACCTCGGACATCCAGACCCCGCTCCCCCCCACACCTCCCCAGCATCAGCCTCCTCAGTCCCCACTTACTCCTTCACTGCAGCCCCCCATACTGAGCCCACAGCCTCCCATGCACACGCCTCACGACCTGCCCGAGTCCAACGAGCCGGACGTCCTCCAGCCAGAAGAGGGAGACGTGGATGAGAACAAAGACGAGGAGAacgaagaggagaggagcgtaGGAGGGGATGAAGAGAGCGAtatgacagaggagagagagccacAGCTGGAAACCCTCTGTGCCCCCATTCTCGATG CGTGCCTCCCCGAGATTCCTCCAGAGCCAGAAACTCCTGAAGCTCCCTCCGCCCCCCCTTCTCCCGCCTCATCTTGCTCTCCTTctcactcccccctcccccccctctcactcCCCTCATCCCCGCCTCAACCAGAGGAACaacgggagactttccagcctGTAAGCCCCGTCACTCCCACATGCCCGTCTCTGCCACCTCCCCCACCCACTACTCTCCCTCAGCCggcttcccctcctccttcaacttcccctcccccaccatcTTCAATTCAGAAGGAGTCTCCCGTGCCATCTCCAGAGTCCCCCGCCTCTCCCGAGGAGCCCCCAGCTCCGAAGATCAACTCCCTGCACCTTGCCCAGAAGCAAGAAGATGCGGCCATTGCtggagagagcgaggaggatGAGAGCGAGAGCGGAGGCGAGGGCATCTTCAGAGAACGGGACGAGTTCGTGGTGCGGGTGGAGGACATTCGAACTCTCAAG CTGGCCTTGCAGACGGGCCGTGAGCCGCCTCCCATCTGGAGGGTGCAGAAAGCGCTGCTGCAGAAGTTCAGCCCAGAGATCAAAGATGGACAGAGACAGTTCTGCGCCACAAGCAAC TATCTTGGCTACTTTGGAGATGCCAAGAGGCGATACCAGCGGATCTATGTCAAGTTTCTGGAGAACGTCAGCAAGAAGGACTATGTCAGGGTCTGCTCTCGGAGGCCTTGGCGCAGAGCCACACCTGCTCTAAG ACGTCAGTCCCTCTCCAGAATGGCCTCCCCTCCCGCCGCCCAGGTGCCAGCGAGAGTCGAGAAAGAGGAGCGAGTGGCGCCGCCAGTCCAGCGTGAGCAGAGGGAGAAAACCAGAACGGCAACCGCTAAAGAACAACGGGAGAAAAAAGAGGTTCCGGCCGCTCTGCCGAAAgcaaaggagaaggagaaggagcctgagaaggagagggagaaggagctcgagaaggagagggagaaggagagggagaaggagaaggagcccgagaaggagaaggagagggagaaggagaaggagcccGAGAAGGAGAAGCGAGTGCAGCCGCCGCCGGACAAAGTGGAGAAACGCGTCGCTGCCGAACGAGGTCGcgcaaaggaggagaagaaagcagTGGAgcggaaggagaaggagaaggctgAGCGCCAACCCAAGGCCAAGCCGGCCAAAGTGAAGGCGGAGCCACCgccaaagaagaggaagaggtggcTGAAGGAAATACCTTCGTCATCTGACTCTGACTCATCGGAGGAGGCAGTGAGCGAGAATGAAA TGCCGGTGAAAGGCGGAGTGAACAACCGCGCCATGAGGGAGATGTTCAGGAGCTACGTGGAGATGCTGGTCAGCACGGCGCTGGACCCCGACATGATCCAAGCCCTGGAGGACACCGACG ATGAGCTTTACCTGCCCCCGATGAGGAAGATCGACAGCATCATCAGCGAGCAGAAGAGGAGGCTGCTGAGGAGAGTCAGCATGAGCTCTCAGCACCAG GAGTTCCTGCATGCTTACCCCCAGATCATCGTCGACCCCCTGGACTCTGGCCTGGTCCGGGTGCGCCTCAACGGGGATGCTTACAACCGGAAGACCCTCAACAGAGTCAAAAAGACCCTGCCTAAACCACAG gACCTTAAACTGTCAGCAGAGACGTACCGgatctacagtctgttccacTCCCTGCATCACTATAAATACCACACCTTCTTACAGTGCAAGAAAGAG ACCAACACCATCGAGCAGGCGGCCGAGGACCCGGGCCAAGAGGAGGTGGTGCAGCAGTGCATGGCCAACCAGAGCTGGCTGGACACCCTCTTCAGCTCCTTCATCGAGCTGCTCACGCTCAGCACCAACGCCTGA